A genomic region of Ovis aries strain OAR_USU_Benz2616 breed Rambouillet chromosome 20, ARS-UI_Ramb_v3.0, whole genome shotgun sequence contains the following coding sequences:
- the C20H6orf141 gene encoding uncharacterized protein C6orf141 homolog encodes MNGPHTGMGAPGPRGAPDLADSPPSEQRFRLFAHEEGRGAPSAPGAPNPSAAKWSRKQGGTHEDCGAGENADCDSWVRDKVLFLLHPERWLGTQGDAEREEVADEEDLFKAQGQDREPNCSSLFPRKIRISGSRVDAPSRAPKPLLVRVLDYEVTQEVLEVAWAKGSMTTLTEERSMTAVTFRANRE; translated from the coding sequence ATGAATGGCCCTCATACTGGGATGGGGGCCCCGGGTCCCCGCGGGGCTCCAGATCTCGCAGACTCGCCCCCCAGCGAGCAACGCTTCCGGCTGTTTGCGCACGAGGAGGGGCGCGGGGCTCCCTCGGCCCCAGGTGCCCCGAACCCCTCGGCGGCGAAATGGAGCCGCAAGCAGGGCGGCACCCACGAGGACTGCGGGGCGGGGGAGAACGCGGACTGTGATTCCTGGGTCCGAGATAAAGTGCTCTTTCTTTTGCACCCGGAGAGGTGGTTGGGGACTCAGGGGGACGCCGAGCGGGAAGAGGTGGCCGATGAGGAGGACCTTTTCAAAGCGCAAGGACAAGACCGGGAACCCAACTGCTCTTCTCTCTTTCCACGGAAAATTCGAATTTCTGGCAGCCGTGTAGACGCTCCCTCTCGAGCTCCCAAACCCCTGCTCGTGCGGGTCTTGGATTATGAGGTGACACAAGAAGTCCTGGAGGTCGCATGGGCGAAGGGCAGCATGACCACGCTGACAGAGGAGCGCTCCATGACCGCGGTCACTTTCCGCGCCAACAGGGAGTGA